The following coding sequences are from one Leptospira ellinghausenii window:
- a CDS encoding SDR family NAD(P)-dependent oxidoreductase: MNEFYRDEWVWITGASSGIGKELVKQASFQNAKLLLASRKTKDLEQIAKELGLEKGKYAIEKLDLENYKQVSIFTKRCLKKYGVPKVVIHNGGISQRSYTRETNLTTIEKIMNTNFYGAVELTRAILPEIKKPIHFAVISSVAGKMGSPLRSAYSASKFALVGFFHSLRAEEEKSGVFVTMVYPGFIQTNISKNALQGDGSSTGKMDSVIESGLPVQLCAHRILHAVANNQREVVIAGIKEKFGLFLQTLIPSLFFKMIQNVKVR, from the coding sequence ATGAACGAATTTTACCGAGATGAATGGGTTTGGATCACAGGTGCCTCTTCCGGGATTGGGAAGGAATTGGTGAAACAGGCTTCTTTTCAAAATGCAAAACTCTTACTCGCATCCCGAAAAACAAAAGATTTGGAACAAATTGCCAAAGAACTTGGATTAGAAAAAGGGAAATATGCAATTGAAAAATTGGATCTCGAAAACTATAAACAAGTTTCTATTTTTACCAAACGATGCCTTAAAAAATATGGAGTACCGAAGGTAGTCATCCATAATGGTGGGATTAGCCAAAGGTCCTATACAAGGGAAACCAATTTAACTACGATCGAAAAAATCATGAATACTAACTTTTATGGTGCTGTTGAGCTAACGCGCGCTATACTACCTGAAATTAAAAAACCAATTCATTTTGCAGTGATTTCAAGTGTCGCAGGAAAAATGGGAAGTCCTTTACGTTCTGCATATTCTGCATCTAAATTTGCTCTTGTGGGTTTTTTCCATTCGTTACGAGCAGAAGAAGAAAAATCGGGAGTATTTGTAACAATGGTTTATCCAGGTTTTATTCAAACCAATATCTCAAAAAATGCATTACAAGGTGATGGATCTTCCACTGGAAAGATGGATTCTGTGATTGAATCTGGATTACCTGTCCAATTATGCGCGCATCGAATCCTTCATGCAGTCGCCAATAACCAACGTGAAGTTGTGATTGCAGGGATCAAAGAAAAGTTTGGTTTGTTTTTACAAACATTGATTCCTTCTTTGTTTTTTAAAATGATCCAGAACGTAAAAGTAAGATAG
- a CDS encoding neutral/alkaline non-lysosomal ceramidase N-terminal domain-containing protein produces the protein MKIRNYLSFFLFFTLPLMANESGSFFAGMAKKDITGPPVGVMFWGYAREDQTGMGIQTRQYARALVLEDKTTQKPFAYVTAEVGGIPFEIQREVVSKLQREVDPNFHLGNVLLNASHTHSGPAGHFHYSEISFYSTQFYGDSYVVLRDGIFEAIKEAYQKRKPAELKIGKTYVKDAGVNRSLSAYMANPESERKLYPDNIDKEMVQLNVFVEGKAIGFVNWYGVHPTNITFDNRLISSDNKGIASLLAEKEAFKNGDPSFVAIFAQANEGDVSPNLNLDNTGPGKDIYDSSFIIGKRQFLASQEILKSNGKTLKGGLQFSHTFIDMSKHPVRSEFSGTGKTEYTCPSAYGYAFAAGSTEEGGGHWLFHEGMTEKNRKFYIDWIAKFMLQSPSEELRECQKPKAVLFPMGETKPLPSLPQILPYGIVLVGDLSILVLPHEVTTMSSRRLKKEVKVVMKDKISEIVLSGLTNDFSGYITTPEEYSTQNYEGGHTLHGSQSLNALRQEFSKMASDLLKGLEFSKTSTSNPMPLDLTDRIHPLKLPDSEIVSEIPKQVLKPNFGVYKKGNQVECRVNAVSPNIGYPKVTSYLWLEKKEGTDWKRVKSDADFDTKFVFHKPGFFDKGIGKLDLIWESSDSESEGEYRLVHEGIYLSSDLKKNPYRVECPSFQLR, from the coding sequence ATGAAAATTCGGAACTACCTTTCCTTCTTTCTTTTTTTTACCCTTCCTCTAATGGCAAATGAGTCAGGGTCGTTTTTTGCTGGCATGGCTAAAAAAGACATCACAGGCCCTCCGGTTGGTGTTATGTTTTGGGGTTATGCCCGCGAAGACCAAACAGGAATGGGAATCCAAACCAGACAATATGCACGTGCATTGGTACTCGAGGATAAAACGACCCAAAAACCATTTGCCTATGTCACAGCAGAAGTGGGAGGGATTCCATTTGAAATCCAAAGAGAAGTTGTATCTAAATTACAAAGGGAAGTAGATCCAAATTTTCATTTGGGGAATGTATTATTAAATGCATCTCATACCCATAGTGGTCCTGCAGGGCATTTTCATTATTCTGAAATTTCCTTTTATTCCACACAATTTTATGGTGACTCCTATGTTGTGTTACGCGATGGAATTTTCGAAGCCATCAAAGAAGCCTATCAAAAAAGAAAACCAGCTGAATTAAAAATTGGTAAAACTTATGTGAAAGATGCAGGTGTGAATCGAAGTTTGTCTGCTTATATGGCAAATCCAGAATCAGAAAGGAAATTATACCCAGACAATATAGACAAAGAGATGGTACAACTCAATGTTTTTGTAGAAGGAAAAGCAATTGGGTTTGTGAATTGGTATGGTGTACATCCGACTAACATAACATTTGATAATCGATTGATTTCTTCAGACAATAAAGGAATCGCATCTTTACTTGCAGAAAAAGAAGCATTCAAAAATGGAGATCCATCTTTTGTTGCCATTTTTGCACAAGCTAATGAAGGAGATGTATCTCCAAATTTAAACTTGGACAATACGGGGCCAGGGAAAGATATTTATGATAGTAGTTTTATCATTGGGAAACGACAGTTTTTAGCAAGCCAGGAGATTTTAAAATCGAATGGAAAAACGTTAAAAGGTGGACTTCAATTTTCTCATACTTTTATCGATATGAGCAAACACCCAGTTAGAAGTGAATTCTCAGGGACTGGAAAAACTGAGTATACTTGTCCTTCTGCATACGGATATGCTTTTGCTGCAGGGTCAACGGAAGAAGGGGGTGGTCATTGGTTATTCCATGAAGGTATGACCGAGAAAAATCGAAAATTCTATATCGATTGGATCGCTAAATTTATGTTACAGTCACCTTCCGAAGAACTAAGAGAGTGTCAAAAACCAAAAGCAGTTTTATTCCCTATGGGTGAAACAAAACCACTTCCAAGTTTACCTCAAATATTACCATATGGAATTGTGTTAGTTGGTGATTTGTCAATACTTGTTTTACCCCACGAAGTCACAACAATGTCCAGCCGTAGATTAAAAAAAGAGGTAAAAGTCGTTATGAAAGATAAAATTTCTGAAATTGTTTTATCTGGATTAACAAATGATTTTTCTGGATACATTACAACTCCAGAAGAATATTCTACGCAAAATTATGAAGGAGGACACACATTACATGGATCACAAAGTCTAAATGCTTTACGCCAAGAATTTTCTAAAATGGCATCTGACCTTCTAAAAGGATTAGAATTTTCGAAAACTTCAACTTCGAATCCAATGCCACTCGATTTAACTGATCGTATCCACCCCTTAAAACTTCCTGATTCAGAAATTGTTTCTGAGATACCAAAACAGGTGTTAAAGCCAAATTTTGGTGTTTACAAAAAAGGGAACCAAGTGGAATGTCGGGTGAATGCGGTGAGCCCCAATATTGGATATCCGAAGGTCACTTCTTACCTTTGGCTTGAAAAAAAAGAAGGAACAGATTGGAAACGTGTGAAATCAGATGCTGATTTTGATACAAAATTTGTGTTTCACAAACCAGGATTTTTTGACAAAGGGATTGGCAAATTAGATCTCATTTGGGAATCAAGTGATTCTGAATCGGAAGGAGAATACCGATTGGTACATGAAGGAATTTACTTATCAAGTGATTTGAAAAAAAATCCTTACCGAGTGGAGTGCCCTTCTTTCCAATTACGATAA
- a CDS encoding DUF3817 domain-containing protein → MITLIKTKLGRFRILAFLEGVSFLTILFVTMPLKYIYHNPEPNKVVGLVHGLLFLLYLVELFQVKVELNWKMKKTFLAALASVVPFGTFWAEKYLYLKPDNEQNL, encoded by the coding sequence ATGATCACTCTAATCAAAACCAAATTAGGTAGGTTCCGAATCTTGGCATTTTTGGAAGGAGTTTCCTTTTTAACAATTCTATTTGTAACGATGCCACTTAAGTATATCTACCATAACCCAGAACCAAATAAAGTTGTGGGACTTGTACATGGTCTTTTGTTTCTTTTGTATCTAGTAGAATTATTCCAAGTGAAAGTAGAACTAAATTGGAAGATGAAAAAAACTTTCCTCGCAGCACTTGCATCTGTGGTTCCCTTTGGAACGTTTTGGGCTGAAAAATATTTATACCTAAAACCAGATAATGAGCAAAACCTTTAA
- a CDS encoding lipid A deacylase LpxR family protein, producing MNTIKILLPIFIYFLLVDLSYAQSKQNKKQSLIKPVVEPPIEVERTKPNNPDQYQLRLIMENDAFGGFSDRYYTNGSRLEFHMSAGESNPTRRVFSYWNDLFITPNEKTRYLQGFAVGQEFYTPTNITKADVSYGDRPYSSRGYFTNSLTTFTEDTSITTELELGMIGPSVGGKSAQINFHNFIGSPTPQGWDTQIPDSYSVALKTDIRKFYHRFFGTQYNVNLGNIQTDVSFGLIFRFGNVDKTPGPGSSALQPGSPILHEDGKGYWYFYVNPGGTLQAYNATIQGQMGSDKGYKSQNRSSAFSNWDSFLNNPTPDVGEKELQYRLLSEDNGRNTLQRYILFNEFLVNGTTNPYNIGLNYLIFNNIFNGAEEIERTTRLFLLSNLSAQWDQIPTNARALAIYSIFRPEGGKLPPIVRYYSYEVLSQFILDPKQRETLLQLLREEAEYRDNKTYVADLKRAVGFIRAGFVSVSNAGFLFGLHYNYQTIDFQAAKGLPQQHQWIGFQLGKVF from the coding sequence ATGAATACAATAAAGATTCTCCTACCAATCTTCATATACTTTTTGTTAGTTGATTTATCATATGCGCAGTCAAAACAAAATAAAAAACAATCTTTGATTAAACCAGTTGTTGAACCACCAATCGAAGTTGAAAGGACTAAACCAAACAATCCTGACCAGTACCAACTTCGTTTGATCATGGAAAATGATGCATTTGGTGGTTTTTCAGATCGATACTATACAAATGGATCAAGATTAGAATTTCATATGAGTGCGGGGGAATCGAATCCTACTAGAAGAGTTTTCAGTTATTGGAATGATTTATTTATCACACCAAACGAAAAAACAAGGTATCTACAAGGTTTTGCAGTAGGACAGGAATTTTACACACCTACAAATATCACAAAGGCGGATGTGTCCTATGGAGATAGGCCATATTCGAGCAGAGGTTATTTTACAAATTCACTAACAACCTTTACGGAAGATACAAGCATTACCACAGAACTTGAGTTAGGTATGATAGGACCATCGGTTGGTGGGAAATCAGCACAAATCAATTTTCATAACTTCATAGGTTCCCCTACTCCGCAAGGTTGGGACACACAAATACCAGATTCCTATTCCGTTGCCTTAAAGACAGATATTCGAAAATTTTATCATCGATTTTTTGGAACCCAATACAATGTAAATTTAGGAAATATCCAAACAGATGTTTCTTTTGGACTTATTTTTCGCTTTGGTAATGTGGATAAAACACCAGGGCCGGGTAGTTCAGCACTCCAACCAGGATCTCCCATCCTTCACGAAGATGGAAAAGGGTATTGGTATTTTTATGTGAATCCAGGTGGCACATTACAAGCATACAATGCGACGATCCAAGGGCAAATGGGTTCGGATAAAGGTTATAAATCACAAAACAGAAGTTCTGCGTTTAGTAACTGGGATAGTTTCTTAAACAACCCAACTCCCGATGTGGGGGAAAAAGAGTTACAATATAGATTGTTATCGGAAGATAATGGAAGGAATACATTACAACGTTATATCCTGTTTAATGAATTTTTGGTCAATGGCACGACAAATCCTTATAATATTGGATTAAATTATTTAATTTTTAACAATATCTTTAATGGTGCTGAGGAAATTGAGCGAACAACTCGATTGTTTTTATTATCGAATTTATCAGCACAATGGGACCAAATTCCCACAAATGCAAGAGCATTAGCTATTTATTCGATCTTTAGACCGGAAGGAGGAAAACTCCCTCCCATTGTTCGATACTACTCCTATGAAGTTCTCTCTCAATTCATTTTGGATCCGAAACAAAGAGAAACCCTATTACAGTTGTTACGTGAAGAAGCAGAGTATAGAGATAACAAAACCTATGTTGCAGACTTAAAACGTGCTGTTGGTTTTATCCGAGCGGGATTTGTTTCGGTATCGAATGCAGGATTTTTATTTGGCCTTCATTACAATTACCAAACCATTGATTTCCAAGCAGCAAAAGGATTACCCCAACAACACCAATGGATTGGTTTCCAACTCGGGAAGGTCTTTTAA
- a CDS encoding MFS transporter, producing MKNHSLSGRLWFVLILFGLVGQIAWSVENIYFNLFIYNTISKSTSSVTLMVQLSGIVATFVTLFAGILSDRLGNRKYFISLGYLFWGFLTLSFAFISKENTSLWFGIKDETQIIQLTIAIVITLDCIMTAFGSTANDAAFNAYVTDNTGNARSLAEGVLSAMPLIAMLIVAGGFGMIVIALGYPGLFIAVGTLMSLSGLIGLWFIKDHPDLKAQKSDFISDMVYGFRTSVILNHKRLYLYFIAMGIYGIASQIYMPYLIIFMQEYLSFNAIQYSIVLAGVILGASVITIFLGKQFDGKDKDKLLVQFSSIYILGMVSLYIVAKTLKGYDSTILMVSVGFTSLVLITGFVQVLALLGAQIRDYTPIENTGKLQGIRMIFFVLIPMFIGPMIGQKINESTNLTYIDPANGSLAHVPSPEIFITGAIFCLFIFYPLMLIRRGNQN from the coding sequence ATGAAAAATCACAGTTTGAGTGGACGCCTTTGGTTTGTTCTCATTTTATTCGGTCTTGTTGGCCAAATCGCTTGGTCTGTAGAAAACATTTACTTCAATTTATTTATCTACAATACAATCTCAAAAAGTACATCCTCCGTCACTCTAATGGTGCAATTGAGTGGAATTGTTGCGACTTTTGTCACTTTGTTCGCTGGAATTTTATCTGATCGACTTGGCAATCGAAAGTATTTTATCTCTCTTGGTTATTTGTTTTGGGGATTTCTTACCTTATCTTTTGCCTTCATTTCAAAAGAAAACACAAGCCTTTGGTTTGGGATCAAAGATGAAACACAAATCATCCAACTCACAATCGCCATTGTCATCACTCTTGACTGTATTATGACAGCATTTGGATCAACCGCAAATGATGCTGCCTTTAATGCATATGTTACCGATAATACGGGCAATGCTAGAAGTTTGGCAGAAGGTGTTTTATCGGCAATGCCACTGATTGCAATGTTAATTGTTGCAGGAGGGTTTGGTATGATCGTCATTGCTCTTGGATACCCTGGACTTTTCATTGCGGTTGGAACTTTGATGTCGTTATCTGGTTTGATTGGCTTATGGTTTATCAAAGATCATCCCGATCTGAAAGCACAAAAATCAGATTTTATTTCAGATATGGTATACGGTTTTAGAACTTCCGTGATTCTAAATCATAAACGATTGTATTTGTATTTTATTGCTATGGGAATTTATGGGATTGCAAGTCAGATTTACATGCCCTATCTCATCATATTTATGCAAGAGTATCTCAGTTTTAATGCCATCCAGTATTCTATCGTACTCGCTGGTGTGATATTAGGTGCAAGTGTCATTACAATTTTCCTTGGAAAACAATTTGATGGGAAAGATAAAGACAAACTTCTCGTTCAATTTTCTTCAATTTATATTTTAGGAATGGTATCTTTGTATATAGTTGCAAAAACATTAAAAGGATATGATTCTACAATTTTAATGGTATCTGTTGGTTTTACTAGTTTGGTTTTAATTACAGGATTTGTTCAAGTTTTAGCACTTCTTGGAGCTCAAATTAGAGATTATACACCAATTGAAAATACTGGCAAATTACAAGGAATCCGCATGATCTTCTTTGTATTAATTCCAATGTTCATTGGACCAATGATTGGACAAAAAATTAACGAATCTACGAATTTAACCTATATAGATCCAGCAAATGGAAGCCTAGCGCATGTTCCATCTCCAGAGATTTTCATTACAGGAGCCATCTTTTGTTTGTTTATCTTTTATCCATTAATGCTAATTAGACGAGGAAATCAAAACTAG
- a CDS encoding glycoside hydrolase family 2 protein: MKIPHTEYPRPQLQRDSYLNLNGEWFLGHVKQGESLEYQHKIIVPFSPESKASGLGNLILKPNEVLFYKREFDISPEFIKDITFLHFGAVDYSCICYINGVEVGYHQGGFLPFFFNVSKAIKIGKNEIRLTVTDPTDTGTQSRGKQKLKRGGIWYTPQSGIWQTVWLESVPEDYIQNIKITPNIETKSVELEVNSDTDGITIQILDGNEVIAESSKKTCTLPIPNMILWSPENPKLYDIRIKTKNDEVTSYFGMRKFSIGYDGKFKRLYLNNKPYFHNGLLDQGYWSEGLLTPPDDESMINEIRLMKEMGFNTLRKHIKIEPLRWYYHCDRLGMLVWQDFVCGGGPYQTWKVAYLPFIGWKTDDTKHRFLNRTDEKGKKEFLVEMDKTVNLLYNTVSLSVWVLFNEGWGQFDSVNLTKKVKNLDSTRTIDSVSGWYDQGKNSSELKSLHLYYQKLKVPKKEDRVIVLSEFGGYSLKTEGHVYDDKKLFGYKILPNKETLHYEYKKLIENELIPLIPKGLSASIYTQVSDVEEEINGIVTYDRKVVKFDIPFMKELNSKLKYN, translated from the coding sequence ATGAAAATACCTCATACAGAATACCCAAGGCCACAACTCCAAAGGGACAGTTATCTAAATTTAAATGGAGAATGGTTTTTAGGGCATGTAAAACAAGGTGAAAGTCTCGAATACCAACACAAAATCATTGTTCCATTTTCTCCAGAATCAAAAGCGAGTGGACTCGGTAATTTGATTCTAAAACCAAATGAAGTTTTGTTTTACAAAAGAGAATTTGATATCAGTCCTGAATTTATAAAGGACATTACTTTTTTACATTTTGGAGCTGTTGATTATTCCTGTATTTGTTATATCAATGGAGTTGAAGTTGGGTACCATCAGGGAGGTTTTTTACCATTCTTCTTTAATGTTTCGAAAGCGATTAAAATTGGCAAAAACGAGATAAGACTCACTGTTACAGACCCAACGGATACTGGAACCCAATCAAGGGGCAAACAAAAACTAAAACGTGGTGGCATTTGGTACACACCTCAATCTGGTATCTGGCAAACTGTTTGGTTGGAAAGTGTCCCAGAAGATTATATTCAAAACATAAAAATAACACCTAACATAGAAACCAAGTCGGTAGAACTGGAAGTCAATTCTGATACTGATGGTATAACGATTCAAATTCTAGATGGGAATGAAGTGATTGCAGAAAGTTCCAAAAAAACATGCACATTACCAATCCCGAATATGATTTTATGGTCTCCCGAAAATCCTAAATTATACGATATCAGGATCAAAACCAAAAACGATGAGGTGACATCTTATTTCGGCATGCGTAAATTTTCAATTGGATATGATGGAAAATTTAAGAGATTATACCTTAACAACAAACCATATTTTCATAATGGACTTCTTGACCAAGGTTATTGGTCAGAAGGGCTATTGACTCCACCTGACGACGAATCAATGATCAATGAAATCCGATTAATGAAGGAAATGGGATTTAATACATTAAGAAAACATATCAAAATTGAACCATTACGGTGGTACTATCATTGCGATCGATTGGGAATGTTAGTTTGGCAAGACTTTGTTTGTGGAGGTGGGCCTTATCAAACCTGGAAAGTCGCCTATCTACCGTTTATTGGATGGAAAACCGATGACACAAAACATCGCTTCTTAAATCGTACGGATGAAAAAGGGAAAAAAGAATTTTTAGTAGAAATGGACAAAACAGTAAATCTTTTGTACAATACTGTTTCCTTATCTGTTTGGGTATTATTCAATGAAGGATGGGGACAATTTGATAGTGTAAATCTCACTAAAAAAGTAAAAAATCTGGATTCCACTCGAACCATTGATAGTGTAAGTGGTTGGTATGACCAAGGGAAAAATAGCAGTGAGCTAAAAAGTTTACACCTATACTACCAAAAATTAAAGGTTCCCAAAAAAGAAGATAGAGTAATCGTATTATCCGAGTTTGGTGGCTATTCCTTAAAAACAGAAGGTCATGTTTATGATGACAAAAAATTATTTGGATACAAAATCCTTCCAAATAAGGAAACCTTACACTATGAATATAAGAAATTGATAGAAAATGAACTAATACCATTAATTCCGAAAGGACTTAGTGCCTCAATTTATACCCAAGTGAGCGATGTGGAAGAAGAAATTAATGGTATTGTTACTTACGATAGAAAAGTTGTTAAATTTGACATTCCATTCATGAAAGAATTGAATTCAAAACTAAAGTACAATTAA